The following proteins are encoded in a genomic region of Rhizobium sp. CCGE531:
- the ade gene encoding adenine deaminase: MTTKLERYIDQGVGREPADIVLKNGRFFDLVTGELVASDIAICGDRIVGTCGDYQGREEIDISGRIVVPGFIDTHLHIESSLVTPLEFDRCVLPYGITTVICDPHEIANVLGTEGIRYFLDCSLETIMDIRVQLSSCVPATHLETSGADLPIEKLLPFRNHPKVIGLAEFMNFPGVIHKDPVCMAKLEAFQGSHIDGHAPLLRGNDLNGYLAAGIRTEHESTTSEEALEKIRKGMHVLVREGSVSKDLHALMPIITERLSPHLALCTDDRNPLDIAEQGHLDYMIRTAIAHGVEPLAIYRAASISAARAFGLRDRGLVAPGWRADLVVIDSLENCKAEIVFSAGRKVTAELFATRNSVDPVGLDSVKARPINAADFGVPVSEGESSVIGVTPGKIITEHRRYRLPTKGNETDIDLGNDVIKVAVIERHGKNGNHANGFVQGFGLKKGAIASTVGHDSHNICVVGVNEDDMALAANRLSDINGGFVVVEDGAVTGEIALPIAGLMSLEPYESVRDTLHHLRQAAYALGATLEEPFLQLAFLPLPVIPHLKISDRGLVDVDKFMLIG; this comes from the coding sequence ATGACCACCAAACTCGAACGCTATATCGACCAGGGCGTCGGCCGGGAGCCTGCGGACATCGTTCTCAAAAACGGCCGGTTCTTCGATCTGGTGACGGGAGAGCTGGTCGCTTCGGATATCGCGATTTGCGGCGATCGCATCGTCGGCACGTGCGGCGATTATCAGGGTCGCGAGGAGATCGATATTTCCGGCCGCATCGTCGTACCGGGCTTCATCGACACGCACCTCCATATCGAATCCTCGCTGGTGACGCCGCTCGAATTCGATCGCTGCGTCCTGCCCTATGGCATCACGACAGTCATCTGCGATCCGCATGAGATCGCCAACGTGCTAGGCACGGAAGGCATCCGCTATTTCCTGGATTGCTCGCTGGAAACCATCATGGACATCCGCGTCCAGCTTTCCTCCTGCGTGCCGGCAACGCATCTGGAAACCTCCGGCGCCGATCTGCCGATCGAGAAGCTCCTGCCCTTCCGCAACCATCCGAAGGTGATCGGCCTTGCCGAATTCATGAATTTTCCCGGCGTGATCCACAAGGATCCCGTCTGCATGGCGAAGCTCGAAGCCTTCCAGGGCAGCCATATCGACGGCCATGCGCCGCTGCTGCGCGGCAACGACCTCAACGGCTATCTCGCCGCCGGCATCCGCACCGAGCATGAATCGACGACATCAGAGGAAGCACTGGAGAAGATCCGCAAGGGCATGCATGTGCTGGTGCGCGAGGGCTCCGTCTCCAAGGATCTGCATGCATTGATGCCCATTATCACCGAGCGCCTGTCGCCTCACCTCGCGCTCTGCACCGACGACCGCAACCCGCTCGATATCGCCGAGCAGGGGCATCTCGATTATATGATCCGCACGGCGATCGCGCATGGCGTCGAGCCCTTAGCGATCTACCGTGCCGCCTCCATCTCCGCCGCCCGCGCCTTCGGCCTGCGCGATCGCGGGCTAGTGGCGCCCGGCTGGCGCGCCGATCTCGTCGTCATCGACAGCCTCGAGAACTGCAAGGCCGAGATCGTCTTTTCCGCGGGCAGAAAGGTGACGGCGGAGCTCTTCGCCACCCGCAATTCCGTCGATCCCGTCGGTCTCGACAGCGTCAAGGCCCGCCCGATCAACGCTGCCGACTTCGGCGTACCGGTCAGTGAAGGCGAAAGCTCCGTCATCGGCGTGACACCCGGCAAGATCATCACCGAACATCGCCGCTATCGCCTGCCGACCAAGGGCAACGAAACCGATATCGATCTCGGCAACGATGTCATCAAGGTTGCCGTCATCGAGCGGCACGGCAAGAACGGCAATCATGCCAATGGCTTCGTCCAGGGTTTCGGGCTGAAGAAGGGCGCGATCGCCTCGACCGTCGGCCATGACAGCCATAATATCTGCGTCGTCGGTGTCAACGAGGATGACATGGCGCTGGCCGCCAACCGCCTCAGCGATATCAACGGCGGCTTCGTCGTCGTCGAGGACGGCGCCGTCACCGGCGAGATCGCGCTCCCCATCGCCGGCCTGATGAGCCTGGAGCCCTATGAAAGTGTGCGCGACACGCTGCACCATCTGCGCCAGGCTGCCTATGCCCTCGGCGCGACGCTGGAAGAGCCCTTCCTGCAGCTCGCCTTCCTGCCCCTGCCCGTCATCCCGCATCTGAAGATATCGGACCGGGGCCTTGTCGATGTCGACAAGTTCATGCTGATCGGGTGA
- a CDS encoding alpha-glucosidase family protein codes for MKSTNKAAGTDWWRGAVIYQVYPRSFQDTDANGLGDIKGITRRLPHIAALGVDAIWLAPFFTSPMADMGYDVADYCDVDPIFGTLADFDEMMAAAHGLGLKVIIDQVISHTSDRHPWFVESRASRDNPKADWYVWADPKPDGTAPNNWLSIFGGPGWEWDGVRRQYYQHNFLTSQPDLNFHNPEVQDAVLAAVKFWLDRGVDGFRLDTVNYYFCDKKLRDNPPALVATGGLDAPKSNPYGMQNHLYDKTQPENIGFLTRFRALLDQYEDRATVGEVGDGARSLQTVAAYTSGGDKLHMCYTFDLLGPDFTPAHFRRCVGDFQDNVVDGWVCWAFSNHDVQRHVSRFAETEEEQPRVAKLAISLLSTLRGSICLYQGEELGLPEAELAFEDLRDPYGIRFWPAFKGRDGCRTPMAWEASRAHAGFTTADKSWLPVPYQHAALAVDKQEADEDSVLHHYRRTLAFRAEHSALRDGDMTFLDTEEDVLAFTRSKGDETLLFVFNLSRKPVKVALPKDIKLGKTIAMPGFGTADAGATVALAALDVYCGKLA; via the coding sequence ATGAAATCGACGAATAAAGCGGCGGGTACCGACTGGTGGCGCGGAGCCGTGATCTACCAGGTCTATCCGCGGTCGTTTCAAGATACGGATGCCAATGGGCTCGGCGACATCAAGGGAATTACCCGACGCCTGCCTCACATTGCCGCACTCGGGGTCGATGCGATCTGGCTGGCGCCGTTCTTCACCTCGCCGATGGCCGATATGGGCTATGACGTCGCCGACTATTGCGACGTCGATCCGATCTTCGGCACGCTTGCCGATTTCGACGAGATGATGGCGGCGGCGCATGGGCTGGGGCTGAAGGTCATCATCGACCAGGTCATCTCGCATACGTCGGACCGGCACCCCTGGTTCGTGGAGAGCCGGGCGAGCCGCGACAATCCCAAGGCGGACTGGTATGTCTGGGCCGATCCGAAGCCGGACGGCACGGCACCGAACAACTGGCTGTCGATCTTCGGCGGACCTGGCTGGGAATGGGACGGCGTGCGCCGGCAATATTACCAGCACAATTTCCTGACCTCGCAGCCGGACCTGAATTTCCACAATCCAGAGGTACAGGATGCCGTGCTGGCGGCGGTGAAATTCTGGCTCGACCGCGGCGTCGACGGCTTTCGCCTGGATACGGTCAACTACTATTTCTGTGACAAGAAGCTGCGGGACAATCCGCCGGCACTCGTCGCAACGGGCGGGCTCGACGCCCCCAAGAGCAATCCCTACGGCATGCAGAACCATCTCTACGACAAGACGCAGCCGGAGAATATCGGCTTCCTGACGCGGTTCCGGGCATTGCTCGACCAATATGAGGATCGCGCGACCGTCGGCGAAGTGGGGGACGGCGCGCGCTCGCTGCAGACGGTCGCGGCCTATACCAGTGGCGGCGACAAGCTGCATATGTGCTACACCTTCGACTTGTTGGGACCCGATTTTACCCCGGCGCATTTCCGCCGCTGTGTCGGCGATTTCCAGGATAATGTCGTCGACGGCTGGGTCTGCTGGGCCTTCTCCAATCACGACGTCCAGCGTCATGTCAGCCGCTTTGCCGAGACGGAGGAGGAGCAGCCGCGCGTCGCTAAGCTCGCGATCTCGCTACTATCAACCCTGCGCGGCTCGATCTGCCTCTATCAGGGCGAAGAGCTCGGTCTGCCCGAGGCGGAGCTTGCCTTCGAGGATCTGCGCGATCCCTATGGCATTCGTTTCTGGCCGGCCTTCAAGGGGCGTGATGGGTGCCGCACGCCGATGGCCTGGGAGGCGAGCCGCGCCCACGCAGGCTTCACCACCGCCGACAAATCATGGCTGCCGGTTCCCTATCAGCATGCGGCGCTCGCGGTCGACAAGCAGGAGGCGGACGAAGATTCCGTGCTGCATCACTACCGGCGGACACTGGCCTTCCGCGCGGAGCATTCGGCCCTGCGCGATGGCGATATGACTTTCCTCGATACGGAGGAGGACGTTCTTGCCTTCACCCGTTCCAAGGGCGACGAGACGCTGCTGTTCGTCTTCAATCTCTCCCGCAAGCCAGTGAAGGTTGCTCTGCCGAAGGATATCAAGCTGGGCAAGACGATCGCCATGCCGGGGTTTGGCACGGCGGATGCCGGAGCGACGGTGGCGCTTGCCGCATTGGATGTCTATTGCGGCAAGCTCGCCTGA
- a CDS encoding peptide ABC transporter substrate-binding protein translates to MTHFTRKFLATALVSTILSFSAHAATLNIHNGGDPTSLDPQKISGDWENRIDGDIFEGLVTEDPKDNPIPGQAESWTISPDQKVYTFKLRDGIKWSDGHPVTAQDFVFAFQRLMDPKTAAQYAYLQYTIKNAEKINKGEIKDPTQLGVKAIDDKTLEITLENPTPYFLNALMHYTAYPLPKHVVEAKGDSWVKIENIVTNGPYKPVEWVPGSHVSNVKNDQYHDAKDVKIDKVNFYTLEDQAAALKRYRAGEFDVVTSFPADQYEWLQKNLPGQAHVVPFLGTYYYVLNATKPPFNDKRVRQALSMAVNREVIGPKILGTGELPMYSWVPPGTANYGEPARVSWKDEPYKQKVEEAKKLLKEAGFGPDHPLKAQLRYNTNDNHKRIAVAIAAMWKPLGVDIELYNTETKVHYDEMQRGEVQIGRAGWLADYNDPINFLNLLSTGVEMNYGRWSNKDYDALIKQGNEEIDLKKRAEIYKKAEQLALDDSAAIPIYYYVSQNIVAPKVQGFVDNIQDIHRTRWLSIKE, encoded by the coding sequence ATGACTCATTTCACCAGAAAGTTTCTAGCGACAGCTCTCGTCAGCACGATATTGAGCTTTTCCGCGCACGCCGCGACGCTCAATATCCACAACGGCGGCGACCCGACTTCGCTCGATCCGCAAAAAATTTCCGGCGACTGGGAAAACCGCATCGACGGCGATATCTTCGAGGGACTGGTGACCGAGGATCCCAAGGACAACCCAATTCCCGGCCAGGCTGAAAGCTGGACCATTTCGCCCGACCAGAAGGTCTATACCTTCAAGCTGCGTGACGGCATCAAGTGGTCCGATGGCCACCCCGTGACGGCTCAGGACTTCGTCTTTGCTTTCCAGCGCTTGATGGATCCGAAGACCGCCGCGCAGTACGCCTATCTGCAATACACCATCAAGAACGCGGAAAAGATCAACAAGGGCGAAATCAAGGATCCGACCCAGCTCGGCGTCAAGGCGATCGACGACAAGACGCTGGAAATCACGCTCGAGAACCCGACCCCCTACTTCCTCAACGCCTTGATGCACTACACGGCCTATCCGCTGCCGAAGCATGTCGTCGAAGCCAAGGGCGATAGCTGGGTCAAGATCGAGAACATCGTCACCAACGGCCCGTACAAGCCGGTCGAATGGGTGCCGGGCTCGCATGTCAGCAACGTCAAGAACGACCAGTATCATGACGCCAAGGACGTGAAGATCGACAAGGTGAACTTCTACACGCTGGAAGATCAGGCAGCCGCGCTGAAGCGCTATCGCGCCGGCGAATTCGATGTCGTCACCTCCTTCCCCGCCGATCAGTATGAATGGCTCCAGAAGAACCTTCCCGGCCAGGCGCATGTGGTGCCGTTCCTTGGCACCTACTATTACGTCCTGAACGCCACCAAACCGCCGTTCAACGACAAGCGCGTCCGCCAGGCTCTTTCCATGGCCGTCAACCGCGAGGTCATCGGTCCGAAGATCCTCGGCACCGGCGAATTGCCGATGTATTCCTGGGTGCCGCCGGGTACGGCCAATTACGGCGAGCCGGCCCGTGTGAGCTGGAAGGATGAACCCTACAAGCAGAAGGTCGAAGAGGCCAAGAAGCTGCTGAAGGAAGCGGGCTTCGGCCCCGATCATCCGCTGAAGGCGCAGCTTCGCTACAACACCAACGACAACCATAAGCGCATCGCAGTCGCGATCGCCGCGATGTGGAAGCCGCTCGGCGTCGATATCGAGCTCTACAACACCGAAACCAAGGTGCATTACGATGAAATGCAGCGCGGCGAGGTGCAGATCGGCCGCGCTGGCTGGCTTGCCGACTACAACGACCCGATCAACTTCCTGAACCTGCTGTCCACCGGCGTCGAAATGAACTACGGCCGCTGGAGCAACAAGGACTACGATGCTCTGATCAAGCAGGGCAACGAAGAAATCGATCTGAAGAAGCGCGCCGAAATCTACAAGAAGGCTGAACAGCTGGCCCTCGACGACAGCGCCGCGATCCCGATCTACTACTACGTTTCCCAGAACATCGTCGCCCCGAAGGTCCAGGGCTTCGTCGACAATATCCAAGACATCCACCGCACGCGCTGGCTGTCGATCAAAGAATAA
- a CDS encoding ABC transporter permease subunit → MFGYALRRLLSTIPVLWIAVTVCFFILRLAPGGPFDGERPLPPEVKANLAAHYNLDKPLVEQYLIYVADVMKGDLGPSFANQDFTVTQQIMSGFPYTLTIGGSAFVLATVVGVFIGCLGALYQNRAADYWLGGGLLIGLVMPSFLIAPILQLVFGNTLGWLPVGGWGDGSIKFLILPIIVLTLPHAARISRLMRGSMIEVMSQNFIRTAKAKGIGPRLTVMRHALKPALMPVVSYLGPAASYLLTGSLVVESIFGLPGVGRYFVGAALNRDYGMVLGTVIFYMLLIVVLNLLVDIAYAWLDPKVRMR, encoded by the coding sequence ATGTTTGGCTATGCTCTCCGTCGTTTGCTGTCGACAATCCCCGTCTTGTGGATTGCCGTGACAGTGTGTTTTTTCATTCTGCGCCTCGCTCCCGGCGGCCCCTTCGATGGCGAAAGGCCATTGCCGCCGGAAGTCAAAGCCAACCTCGCGGCTCACTACAACCTCGATAAGCCCCTGGTTGAGCAATATCTGATCTATGTCGCCGACGTCATGAAGGGCGATCTTGGCCCCTCTTTCGCCAACCAGGACTTCACCGTCACCCAGCAGATCATGTCTGGCTTTCCCTATACGCTGACCATCGGCGGCAGCGCCTTCGTGCTCGCAACCGTCGTCGGCGTGTTCATAGGCTGTCTGGGGGCGCTCTATCAGAACCGCGCGGCAGATTACTGGCTGGGCGGCGGGCTCCTCATCGGCTTGGTCATGCCGAGCTTCCTCATCGCCCCGATCCTTCAGCTCGTCTTCGGCAACACGCTCGGCTGGCTGCCGGTCGGCGGCTGGGGCGACGGCTCGATCAAGTTCCTGATCCTGCCCATCATCGTCCTGACGCTGCCGCACGCGGCACGTATTTCGCGCCTGATGCGCGGCTCGATGATCGAGGTGATGAGCCAGAACTTCATCCGCACGGCCAAGGCCAAGGGTATCGGCCCGCGGCTGACCGTCATGCGGCATGCATTGAAGCCGGCCTTGATGCCCGTCGTGTCCTATCTCGGACCCGCGGCAAGCTACCTGCTCACCGGTTCGCTGGTCGTCGAAAGCATTTTCGGCCTCCCCGGCGTCGGCCGCTACTTCGTCGGCGCGGCGCTGAACCGTGACTATGGCATGGTCCTCGGCACGGTCATTTTCTACATGCTCCTGATCGTGGTCCTCAACCTGCTGGTCGACATCGCCTATGCCTGGCTCGATCCGAAAGTGAGAATGCGATGA
- a CDS encoding ABC transporter permease subunit — MILNSAKRELLEAELLSAEGLAPKGRSLSGDAMRRLLRNKAAALSLIVLAVLVLVAIFGPYFLPFNYEDPDWTSFRGPPDFAAGHYFGTDGNGRDLLARTLYGTRVSLTVALVATLVSVVIGVLYGAVAGYFGGRVDAIMMRFVDIMYALPYVLFVILLMVIFGRNVYLLFAAIGALEWLTMARIVRGQTLSIKQREFIEAARASGQRSFKIILKHIVPNLVGSVVIYATLTIPEIIATESFLSYLGFGVQEPLTSLGTLIAEGSAGMETTPWLLFFPAGFLVALLMSLLFIGDGLRDAFDPKDR; from the coding sequence ATGATCCTCAATTCAGCCAAGAGAGAATTGCTGGAAGCGGAATTGCTTTCGGCAGAGGGGCTTGCACCCAAGGGGCGCTCGCTCAGCGGCGACGCGATGCGTCGCCTGCTCCGCAACAAGGCCGCGGCACTTTCGCTGATCGTACTGGCCGTATTGGTTTTGGTTGCCATATTCGGCCCGTATTTCCTGCCCTTCAACTACGAGGATCCGGACTGGACCTCCTTCCGAGGCCCTCCGGACTTCGCCGCCGGCCACTATTTCGGCACCGACGGCAACGGCCGCGACCTGCTGGCCCGCACGCTCTACGGCACCCGCGTTTCGCTGACCGTCGCGCTTGTGGCAACCCTCGTCTCGGTCGTCATCGGCGTGCTCTATGGCGCTGTCGCCGGCTATTTCGGCGGTCGCGTCGATGCCATCATGATGCGCTTCGTCGATATCATGTACGCGTTGCCCTACGTGCTCTTCGTCATCCTGCTGATGGTGATCTTCGGCCGTAACGTCTATCTGCTGTTTGCAGCGATCGGCGCGCTGGAATGGCTCACCATGGCCCGCATCGTGCGCGGCCAGACCTTGTCGATCAAGCAGCGGGAGTTCATCGAAGCCGCGCGGGCCTCCGGGCAGCGGTCGTTCAAGATCATCCTCAAGCACATCGTACCGAACCTCGTCGGATCGGTGGTCATCTATGCGACGCTCACCATTCCGGAAATCATCGCGACTGAAAGCTTCCTCTCCTATCTCGGCTTCGGCGTTCAGGAGCCGCTGACATCGCTCGGCACGCTGATTGCCGAGGGTTCGGCCGGCATGGAGACGACACCCTGGCTGCTGTTCTTCCCGGCTGGTTTCCTGGTCGCGCTGCTGATGAGCCTGCTCTTCATCGGCGATGGCCTGCGCGACGCTTTCGATCCGAAGGATCGCTGA
- a CDS encoding ABC transporter ATP-binding protein: MTDTLLELKDYSITFRTPEGEVAAVSKMNLKIGRGERIAIVGESGSGKSQTFLGLMGLLAKNGRTSGQALLDGKDLLTLKPRELDHVRGKDMAMVFQDPMTALNPSLRISRQLTEQLEVHGGLTARAASAAALDMLKRVGIPDPTRRFNLYPHELSGGMRQRIVIAMALLTKPKLLIADEPTTALDVTIQAQILDLFNELTSEMHTALVMITHDLGVVAGLADRVAVMYAGRIVEEAPVEELFESPAHPYTAALHSAIPRPDQDVDDLTVIPGRPPNLMHLPRGCAFSPRCAHVQDDCLDAAPPLDPLAPRRCAACVHPLSADQERSRVHG; encoded by the coding sequence ATGACAGATACGCTTCTCGAACTCAAAGACTACTCCATCACCTTCCGCACGCCGGAAGGCGAGGTGGCGGCGGTTTCGAAGATGAACCTCAAGATCGGCCGCGGCGAGCGCATCGCCATCGTCGGCGAATCCGGTTCCGGCAAAAGCCAGACCTTCCTCGGCCTCATGGGCCTGCTCGCCAAGAACGGCCGCACCAGCGGCCAGGCGCTGCTGGATGGCAAGGATTTGCTGACGCTGAAACCGCGCGAACTCGACCATGTGCGAGGCAAGGACATGGCTATGGTCTTCCAGGACCCTATGACAGCGCTCAACCCGTCGCTGCGCATATCGCGGCAGTTGACGGAACAGCTCGAGGTTCATGGCGGCCTGACGGCGCGCGCGGCTTCGGCTGCGGCGCTCGATATGTTGAAGCGCGTCGGCATTCCTGACCCGACGCGCCGCTTCAATCTCTACCCGCATGAGCTTTCGGGCGGCATGCGCCAGCGCATCGTCATCGCGATGGCGCTGCTCACCAAGCCGAAGCTCCTCATTGCCGACGAGCCGACGACGGCGCTCGACGTCACGATCCAGGCGCAGATCCTCGATCTTTTCAACGAGTTGACGTCGGAAATGCACACGGCGCTCGTCATGATCACCCATGACCTCGGCGTCGTTGCCGGCCTCGCCGATCGCGTCGCCGTCATGTATGCCGGCCGCATCGTCGAAGAAGCGCCGGTCGAGGAGCTGTTCGAAAGCCCGGCCCATCCCTATACGGCTGCGCTCCACTCCGCGATCCCGCGGCCCGACCAGGATGTCGACGATCTCACCGTCATCCCCGGGCGGCCGCCAAACCTGATGCATTTGCCGCGCGGCTGCGCCTTCTCGCCGCGCTGCGCCCATGTGCAGGACGATTGTCTGGACGCGGCACCGCCGCTCGATCCGCTTGCGCCGCGACGCTGCGCGGCCTGCGTCCATCCCCTTTCGGCTGATCAGGAACGGAGCCGCGTCCATGGCTGA
- a CDS encoding oligopeptide/dipeptide ABC transporter ATP-binding protein gives MAEQTLLKVEHLTTEFELPSKSFFKPPLVLTAVSDVSFELKTGRTLGIVGESGCGKSTLGRSILRLIRAQKGRILWQGGNLLDLSDEEMRAARRDMQIIFQDPVASLDPRMTVGDIIAEPLTVFEPKLTRAQRQDRVREIMAAVGLVPEMINRYPHEFSGGQAQRIGIARAVITRPKLIICDEPVSALDVSIQGQVITLLRRLRKEFGLTLIFISHDLSVVRLISDDVLVLYLGKVVEAGEAATVFDHPAHPYTQALFSAAPIPDPKLARARERIRLQGDPPSPLNPPPGCVFSPRCWKATDVCRTKMPPTEHVRPGQTAACYHMDRP, from the coding sequence ATGGCTGAACAAACTCTTCTGAAGGTCGAACATCTGACCACCGAATTCGAACTGCCGTCGAAATCCTTCTTCAAGCCGCCGTTGGTTCTCACGGCGGTCAGCGACGTCAGTTTCGAGCTGAAGACCGGTCGCACGCTCGGCATCGTCGGCGAGTCCGGCTGCGGCAAGTCGACGCTTGGCCGCTCGATCCTGCGGCTGATCAGAGCGCAGAAGGGCCGCATCCTCTGGCAGGGCGGCAACCTTCTCGATCTCTCCGACGAGGAGATGCGCGCCGCGCGCCGCGACATGCAGATCATCTTCCAGGATCCGGTAGCCTCGCTCGATCCGCGCATGACCGTCGGCGACATCATTGCCGAGCCGCTCACGGTGTTCGAGCCGAAACTGACCCGCGCACAGCGGCAGGATCGTGTTCGCGAGATCATGGCAGCCGTCGGTCTCGTCCCGGAGATGATCAACCGCTACCCGCATGAGTTCTCGGGCGGGCAGGCGCAGCGCATCGGCATTGCGCGTGCGGTCATCACCCGGCCGAAACTCATCATCTGCGACGAGCCGGTCTCGGCGCTTGACGTCTCGATCCAGGGGCAGGTCATCACGCTGTTGCGCCGCCTGCGCAAGGAGTTCGGCCTGACCTTGATCTTCATCAGCCACGATCTTTCCGTCGTACGGCTGATCTCGGACGATGTGCTCGTGCTCTATCTCGGCAAGGTGGTGGAAGCGGGCGAAGCCGCGACGGTCTTCGACCATCCGGCTCATCCCTATACGCAGGCATTGTTCTCTGCCGCCCCCATCCCCGACCCGAAGCTGGCGCGCGCCCGCGAGCGCATTCGCCTGCAGGGGGACCCGCCCTCGCCGCTCAATCCGCCGCCGGGCTGCGTTTTCTCGCCCCGCTGCTGGAAAGCGACGGATGTCTGCCGCACGAAAATGCCGCCGACCGAGCATGTGCGCCCGGGCCAGACGGCAGCCTGCTATCATATGGACCGGCCATAG
- a CDS encoding sugar kinase: MGGRFLSIGECMVELSQADDGHLRKGFAGDTFNTAWYARACLPADWSIDYFTALGDDAMSDEMIAFIGGAGIGTASIRRLRGKTPGLYMINLKDGERSFSYWRDSSAARQLAADGDALRTAIEASDVLYFSGITLAILPREDAFTLLAELRRAKAAGKLVAFDPNLRPRLWSSLDAMHTMIAEGARAATLVMPSFDDEAVHFGDDSIATTIRRYRQHGADMVVVKNGAEGATIGDGTDETLVPAVKVGKVVDTTSAGDSFNGAFLAHYLQHQDAVAAAGFAAEIAAKVIREYGALVSPRKLKVAK, encoded by the coding sequence TTGGGCGGGCGTTTTCTATCGATCGGCGAATGCATGGTGGAACTGTCGCAGGCCGATGACGGGCATCTGCGCAAGGGCTTTGCCGGCGATACCTTCAACACCGCCTGGTATGCCCGCGCCTGCCTGCCGGCAGACTGGTCGATCGACTATTTCACCGCGCTCGGCGACGACGCCATGTCAGACGAAATGATCGCCTTCATAGGCGGCGCCGGCATCGGCACTGCAAGCATCCGCCGCCTTCGCGGCAAGACGCCCGGCCTTTACATGATCAATCTGAAGGACGGCGAACGCTCCTTCAGCTATTGGCGCGACAGTTCCGCCGCCCGCCAGCTCGCCGCCGATGGCGACGCCCTGCGCACCGCGATCGAGGCATCCGACGTCCTCTATTTCTCCGGCATCACGCTGGCGATCCTGCCACGCGAAGACGCCTTCACCTTGCTGGCGGAACTGCGCCGCGCCAAGGCGGCCGGCAAGCTGGTCGCCTTCGATCCGAACCTGCGCCCGCGCCTGTGGTCGAGCCTCGACGCCATGCACACCATGATCGCGGAAGGCGCGCGCGCCGCAACGCTCGTCATGCCGAGCTTTGATGACGAAGCCGTGCATTTCGGCGACGATTCCATTGCCACGACCATTCGCCGTTACCGGCAGCACGGCGCCGACATGGTCGTCGTCAAGAACGGTGCGGAAGGTGCGACCATCGGCGACGGCACCGACGAGACGCTTGTTCCCGCGGTCAAGGTCGGCAAGGTCGTCGATACCACCAGCGCCGGCGACAGTTTCAACGGCGCATTTCTGGCCCATTATCTGCAGCATCAGGATGCCGTTGCCGCCGCCGGCTTCGCCGCCGAAATCGCAGCGAAGGTCATTCGGGAATACGGCGCGCTCGTTTCCCCCCGGAAGCTGAAAGTCGCCAAGTAA
- a CDS encoding glycosyltransferase family 1 protein has translation MLQRLSDIDQTTWSQAATPVAVPERLLIVSDAWHPQVNGVVRSIENTNRELSRMGIEVSMVTPDGFRNIPCPTYPEIRLSIASYRKVAARIEAIQPTYVHIATEGPLGLTARRWCLRNGMPFSTSYHTRFPEYVSARLPIPQSWLYAFVKWFHNAGCGCMVATPSLANELAQRGIHNLLPWSRGIDASLFRPQPQEDNPFGLPRPIFMTVGRVALEKNLPAFLDLDLSGSRVVVGDGPARAELQKLYPDVHFLGAKFGEELAHAYSQADVFVFPSKTDTFGNAILEALASGVPVAAYPVTGPADILAGDRTAGVVDADLATACLAALSCSREAARSLALGYSWEAATTQFIGNVRIANHRGRGHKH, from the coding sequence ATGTTGCAACGCTTGTCGGACATCGATCAAACCACCTGGAGCCAGGCGGCGACACCTGTCGCGGTACCTGAACGGCTGCTCATCGTCAGCGATGCCTGGCATCCGCAGGTCAACGGCGTCGTCCGTTCGATCGAGAACACCAACCGCGAACTGTCGCGCATGGGGATCGAAGTCTCCATGGTCACGCCGGACGGCTTTCGCAATATCCCCTGTCCCACCTATCCGGAGATCCGGCTTTCGATCGCCAGCTATCGCAAGGTCGCCGCAAGAATAGAGGCGATCCAGCCGACCTATGTACACATTGCGACGGAAGGCCCGCTCGGGCTCACGGCACGGCGCTGGTGCCTGCGAAACGGCATGCCCTTTTCCACGAGCTATCACACCCGCTTTCCCGAATATGTCTCCGCCCGCCTGCCGATACCGCAAAGCTGGCTCTATGCTTTCGTCAAATGGTTTCACAATGCCGGCTGCGGCTGCATGGTGGCAACGCCCAGTCTTGCAAACGAGCTCGCGCAGCGCGGCATCCATAATCTGCTGCCATGGAGCCGTGGCATCGACGCCTCGCTGTTTCGACCGCAGCCCCAGGAAGACAATCCCTTCGGCCTGCCCCGCCCGATCTTCATGACCGTCGGCCGCGTGGCGCTCGAAAAAAACCTGCCCGCCTTTCTCGATCTCGACCTGTCGGGATCCAGGGTGGTCGTTGGCGATGGACCCGCGCGCGCGGAATTGCAGAAGCTCTATCCCGATGTGCACTTTCTGGGAGCGAAGTTCGGCGAGGAATTGGCCCACGCCTATTCCCAGGCCGACGTCTTTGTCTTTCCGTCGAAGACCGACACATTCGGCAATGCCATTCTGGAGGCGCTTGCCAGCGGCGTTCCAGTCGCTGCCTATCCCGTCACCGGCCCTGCGGATATTCTCGCCGGCGACAGGACAGCCGGCGTCGTGGATGCGGATCTGGCAACGGCCTGCCTTGCCGCCCTCTCCTGCTCGCGGGAGGCGGCCCGTTCCCTGGCGCTCGGCTATTCCTGGGAAGCCGCCACCACCCAGTTCATCGGCAACGTCCGGATCGCCAACCATCGGGGCCGGGGCCACAAGCACTGA